A stretch of the Deltaproteobacteria bacterium genome encodes the following:
- a CDS encoding purine-binding chemotaxis protein CheW — MPNECREYVTFYLNNEAFAAPALSVQEIIELTNITKVPHLPEFIKGVINLRGTIIPVIDLKQKFGMNSEEYKAHACIIVTEFSGGVTGLIVDSVSDVLNMPQESIKPAPSFGTKVRADFINGVAKVDEKLVIVLDVEMVLSNEEAAIAAEAAASSI, encoded by the coding sequence ATGCCAAATGAGTGCAGAGAGTATGTTACCTTTTATCTCAATAATGAGGCATTTGCTGCCCCGGCATTATCTGTTCAGGAGATTATAGAACTGACAAATATAACGAAGGTGCCGCACCTGCCTGAATTCATAAAAGGTGTTATAAACCTCCGCGGCACCATAATCCCTGTAATTGATTTGAAACAAAAATTCGGCATGAATTCAGAGGAATATAAGGCCCATGCCTGTATTATTGTTACAGAATTCTCAGGGGGTGTTACAGGACTGATTGTTGATAGTGTATCAGATGTTCTGAATATGCCGCAGGAATCCATTAAACCTGCCCCTTCTTTTGGGACAAAGGTAAGGGCAGACTTTATTAATGGTGTGGCAAAGGTGGATGAAAAACTGGTCATAGTCCTTGATGTGGAAATGGTTCTTTCTAATGAAGAGGCAGCTATAGCCGCAGAGGCAGCGGCAAGCAGTATTTAA
- a CDS encoding chemotaxis protein CheD, translated as MQRIIINIGDIIVSSEPALLETVLGSCVSVCLWNERLRIGGMNHFMLPQTKDNTKDKGYYGCESIHEMVNKFIRLGSAAQSLKAKVFGGSRVNKTIYQKRTMDIGKENVRIAKDILDKYSISVIKEFTGPDYGIKVIFCTSTGRAFIKRLGVV; from the coding sequence ATGCAGCGGATTATAATTAACATTGGTGACATTATTGTGTCCAGTGAGCCTGCCTTATTGGAAACGGTTCTGGGTTCGTGTGTTTCTGTGTGCCTGTGGAACGAAAGACTGCGCATAGGCGGCATGAACCATTTCATGCTTCCGCAGACAAAAGATAACACAAAGGACAAAGGATATTACGGCTGTGAATCTATTCACGAAATGGTCAATAAATTTATAAGACTTGGCTCTGCTGCACAGTCTCTTAAGGCAAAGGTCTTTGGCGGCAGTAGGGTAAATAAGACTATTTACCAGAAAAGAACAATGGATATTGGAAAAGAGAATGTCCGTATTGCAAAGGATATACTGGATAAATACAGCATCTCTGTAATAAAGGAATTTACAGGACCTGATTATGGCATAAAGGTAATATTCTGCACATCCACAGGAAGGGCGTTTATAAAGAGACTAGGGGTTGTATGA
- a CDS encoding chemotaxis protein CheA, translated as MKTMDFKKLHSIFIEESQERLAELESGLLQLERTPDDKELLNTIFRAAHTIKGSSGTLGLKDISKFTHNMEEILDLMREGRLSPHKEIINTLLDSTDLIKEMVESVASDTVFDFTRCNSLVERMEEIRAGDRQVIPIIDQDIKGLKTTPASSELRTFRIIFIPPQDLFKRGIDPAIILDDLKKIGTVANINADTNNIPPLKDFNPENLYLKWDICFKTDKDEEEIRKVFEFVEDGSKIKIIPASSTQKDMPLIGKMLVEEGVVSPKDIEEALRAQKKLGEILVEQGKATPLQIEKVLKKQEGIKSESFKSSVSSTIRVDLEKLDRLINIVGEMVIINSMFQQLVSDKQETAGDAKITVEQLNAIFSQLTRVSKDIQENTMSLRMLPVGDVFRRFDRLVRELSVSENKKIQLVMSGEETELDKGVLEKITDPLVHLIRNSIDHGIEAPKERLLKGKTETAIIHLTAYQLGNSVYIDVEDDGRGLNKEKILEKAVSRGIINGNKELTDEEIYNLIFLPGFSTADRVTDVSGRGVGMDVVKRNIESLNGSVFIRTRHDAGTTISIKLPLTLAIIDGITVLIGNETFVVPMASVVESIRPRKEDVQTIAEKEEVVNVRGEFIPLIRLYETMNIMPGKKEPWDGIVVIVGTENGKYCLMADEILGQQQVVIKNLGRAMPKVSSVAGGTILGNGMVALVLDVHGVVEKGIK; from the coding sequence TTGAAAACTATGGATTTTAAAAAACTTCACTCCATATTTATTGAAGAGTCTCAGGAAAGACTTGCAGAACTTGAAAGTGGACTCCTGCAACTAGAAAGAACGCCCGATGATAAGGAACTCCTCAACACGATTTTCAGGGCTGCCCACACCATAAAAGGTTCCAGCGGAACACTGGGACTAAAAGATATTTCAAAATTCACCCATAATATGGAAGAAATATTAGACCTTATGAGGGAAGGAAGATTATCGCCTCATAAGGAAATCATAAATACCCTTCTTGATTCCACTGACTTAATCAAAGAGATGGTGGAGTCTGTTGCATCTGACACTGTATTTGATTTTACAAGGTGCAATAGTCTTGTAGAACGGATGGAGGAAATAAGGGCTGGAGATAGGCAGGTCATTCCTATCATAGACCAAGATATAAAGGGTTTGAAAACCACACCTGCCAGTAGTGAACTCAGGACATTCAGGATTATCTTCATCCCTCCTCAAGACCTTTTCAAAAGGGGCATAGACCCTGCCATAATATTGGATGACCTCAAAAAAATAGGCACAGTTGCAAACATAAATGCAGATACAAATAACATCCCCCCTCTAAAAGATTTTAACCCTGAAAATCTTTACCTAAAATGGGACATCTGCTTTAAAACAGACAAGGATGAAGAAGAGATAAGGAAGGTTTTTGAATTTGTTGAGGACGGAAGCAAAATCAAGATTATCCCCGCATCTTCAACCCAAAAGGATATGCCGCTTATAGGGAAGATGCTTGTGGAAGAAGGGGTTGTGAGTCCTAAAGACATTGAAGAGGCATTAAGGGCACAGAAAAAACTTGGCGAAATCCTTGTTGAACAGGGGAAAGCTACACCGCTGCAGATTGAAAAGGTGCTTAAAAAACAAGAGGGTATAAAATCAGAGTCCTTTAAAAGTTCTGTATCATCAACCATCAGGGTTGACCTAGAAAAATTAGATAGACTTATAAACATTGTGGGTGAGATGGTAATCATAAATTCCATGTTCCAGCAATTAGTATCAGACAAACAGGAAACAGCAGGTGATGCAAAAATCACAGTGGAACAATTAAATGCAATCTTCTCGCAGCTTACAAGGGTAAGCAAAGATATACAGGAAAATACCATGTCCTTGCGGATGCTGCCTGTAGGTGATGTGTTCCGCAGGTTTGACAGACTGGTAAGGGAACTCTCTGTAAGCGAGAACAAAAAAATTCAACTGGTAATGAGCGGTGAAGAAACAGAACTTGACAAAGGTGTCCTTGAAAAGATTACAGACCCGCTTGTCCATCTTATCAGGAATTCCATTGATCACGGAATAGAAGCCCCTAAAGAACGGCTCTTAAAAGGAAAAACTGAAACTGCAATAATCCATTTAACCGCGTATCAACTTGGCAACTCTGTTTATATAGATGTGGAGGATGACGGCAGGGGGCTCAATAAAGAGAAGATTCTGGAAAAGGCTGTCTCAAGAGGGATTATAAATGGCAATAAGGAACTTACAGATGAGGAAATCTATAATCTTATTTTCCTGCCGGGTTTTTCAACTGCTGACAGGGTAACAGATGTATCAGGCAGGGGTGTGGGTATGGATGTGGTGAAAAGGAACATAGAGTCTTTAAACGGCAGTGTCTTTATCCGCACAAGACATGATGCAGGGACAACCATATCCATTAAACTGCCTTTAACCCTTGCCATCATAGACGGGATTACAGTCCTTATTGGGAACGAAACCTTTGTTGTGCCAATGGCATCTGTTGTTGAATCCATAAGACCGCGGAAAGAAGATGTGCAGACAATCGCAGAAAAGGAAGAGGTCGTAAATGTCAGGGGAGAGTTTATACCGCTTATAAGACTTTATGAAACTATGAATATAATGCCCGGCAAAAAAGAGCCGTGGGACGGCATTGTGGTTATTGTTGGAACTGAAAATGGGAAATACTGTTTGATGGCTGATGAAATCCTCGGACAGCAGCAGGTTGTTATAAAGAACCTTGGCAGGGCAATGCCAAAGGTTAGTTCTGTTGCAGGGGGAACAATACTTGGCAATGGCATGGTTGCACTTGTCCTTGATGTGCATGGTGTGGTGGAAAAGGGCATAAAATAA
- a CDS encoding chemotaxis response regulator protein-glutamate methylesterase translates to MIKVMLIDDSALIRHLLTEILNDTDDIRVVGTASDPIFAMKKINDLKPDVITLDVEMPRMDGLTFLEQLMKTNPLPVVMISALTQKGGDTTLKAIELGAVDYVSKPSIDVSNGVSALGDEIASKVRVAAKANLRKVRSQGVKSMLFTVRGKTQNSELKTTTDKIIAIGASTGGTQAITEVLANLPESTPGIVIVQHMPPVFTRSFADRLNSVSRLDVKEACSGDRVLTGTVLIAPGNKHMTVKRNGAMYYVDIQDGPMVNFVRPSADVLFRSVARCAGKNAIGVILTGMGEDGARGMLEMKEAGAWTIAQDEATSVVFGMPKKAIEIGAIDKVLPLEKIAEGINENI, encoded by the coding sequence ATGATAAAGGTAATGCTCATAGATGATTCTGCACTTATAAGGCATCTCCTCACAGAGATACTTAATGATACAGATGACATCAGGGTAGTAGGCACTGCCTCTGACCCGATATTTGCAATGAAGAAAATAAATGACCTCAAACCTGATGTTATTACCCTTGATGTAGAGATGCCCCGAATGGACGGGCTCACCTTCCTTGAACAACTAATGAAGACAAATCCCCTGCCTGTGGTTATGATTAGCGCCTTGACACAGAAAGGCGGTGACACCACTTTAAAGGCGATTGAACTTGGCGCTGTTGATTATGTAAGCAAACCATCTATTGATGTATCAAACGGTGTTTCAGCACTGGGTGATGAGATTGCAAGTAAAGTCAGGGTTGCTGCAAAGGCGAATTTAAGAAAAGTCAGGAGTCAGGGGGTGAAAAGCATGCTTTTCACGGTCAGGGGTAAAACTCAAAACTCTGAACTCAAAACCACCACTGATAAAATAATTGCAATAGGGGCATCAACAGGCGGGACACAGGCTATAACAGAGGTCCTAGCCAATCTCCCTGAATCTACACCCGGCATTGTTATAGTCCAGCACATGCCTCCTGTGTTTACCCGCTCATTTGCTGACAGGTTAAATTCTGTTTCAAGACTGGATGTAAAAGAGGCATGTTCAGGAGACAGGGTGTTGACAGGGACTGTCTTAATAGCGCCCGGTAATAAACACATGACAGTAAAGCGTAACGGCGCCATGTATTATGTGGATATTCAGGACGGTCCTATGGTAAACTTTGTCCGACCTTCTGCAGATGTCCTGTTTCGGTCTGTTGCAAGATGTGCAGGTAAAAATGCTATCGGAGTTATTCTTACAGGCATGGGTGAAGATGGTGCAAGGGGGATGCTGGAGATGAAAGAGGCAGGGGCATGGACAATTGCACAGGACGAGGCAACATCTGTTGTATTCGGCATGCCAAAAAAGGCAATAGAGATTGGCGCAATAGACAAGGTATTACCTCTGGAAAAGATAGCAGAGGGTATAAATGAAAACATCTAA
- a CDS encoding sigma-54-dependent Fis family transcriptional regulator → MHKILIIDDDRTTRLAIKEVMDLNGFLPIDASGGRDGIEVFKRENPDAVILDLKMPDMDGIETMQELKKIDHVIPVIMLSGHGNIPTAVESIKQGAYDFIVKPPYFDRLLIVIKRAIEKASLEKEVLKLNTVIDTSIEGLLGKNEEIKKVIKQIHRIASSDFSVIIQGETGTGKTMAARAIHDQSRRRDKPFITVDIGAIPDTLIESELFGYEKGAFTGAEKKRKGFFEIANGGTIFIDELQNMPSVMQGKLLGAVEKKQIYPLGAARPLDIDVRIIAATNVNVRQALKEGHLREDLFFRLSEFIISLPPLRERVEDISLLAYRFLNDSFDELNKQFREITPEAMNLLKQYPWSGNVRELKNVCRRAAIMCDNGTIRPSHLEFLIEDKNEYKDTRPIMPLKELSAAVVRDAEKKAIKKAMYTANGNKTKTASILQIDYKTLLTKIKEYGI, encoded by the coding sequence ATGCATAAGATACTGATTATAGATGATGACAGGACAACCCGCCTTGCCATAAAAGAGGTTATGGATTTAAACGGGTTTCTCCCTATAGATGCTTCAGGGGGCAGGGATGGCATAGAGGTTTTTAAAAGGGAGAACCCTGATGCAGTGATTTTAGACCTTAAGATGCCTGACATGGACGGCATAGAAACAATGCAGGAACTAAAAAAGATAGACCATGTAATACCTGTCATTATGTTAAGCGGTCATGGTAATATCCCTACAGCAGTAGAAAGTATTAAACAAGGGGCTTACGATTTTATTGTCAAACCACCTTACTTTGATAGGCTTCTCATTGTTATAAAAAGGGCAATTGAAAAGGCATCCCTTGAAAAAGAGGTTTTAAAGCTAAATACCGTTATAGATACATCTATTGAAGGGTTGCTCGGCAAAAATGAGGAAATAAAAAAAGTTATAAAGCAGATTCATCGGATTGCCTCAAGCGACTTTTCTGTAATCATACAGGGAGAGACAGGCACAGGCAAGACTATGGCTGCCCGTGCAATCCATGACCAGAGCAGAAGAAGAGATAAGCCTTTTATAACAGTAGATATTGGGGCAATACCTGATACACTTATTGAGAGTGAACTTTTTGGATATGAAAAGGGGGCATTTACAGGTGCTGAAAAAAAGAGAAAAGGATTCTTTGAAATTGCCAATGGTGGCACCATCTTTATTGATGAACTGCAAAATATGCCGTCTGTAATGCAGGGTAAATTACTGGGTGCTGTGGAGAAAAAACAGATATATCCTTTAGGCGCTGCTAGACCTCTGGATATTGATGTCCGCATTATTGCAGCAACCAATGTAAATGTACGGCAGGCGCTTAAAGAAGGGCATTTGCGCGAAGACCTGTTCTTCCGTTTAAGTGAATTCATTATTAGTTTGCCACCGCTTCGGGAAAGGGTTGAAGACATATCCCTCCTCGCATACAGGTTTTTAAATGATTCGTTTGATGAACTAAATAAACAATTCAGGGAGATAACCCCTGAAGCAATGAACCTCCTTAAACAATATCCGTGGTCAGGCAATGTAAGGGAACTTAAAAATGTATGCAGAAGGGCAGCGATTATGTGTGATAACGGCACAATAAGACCTTCTCATCTTGAATTCCTTATTGAGGATAAGAATGAATATAAAGACACCCGCCCTATTATGCCTTTAAAGGAATTGTCCGCTGCTGTTGTAAGAGATGCTGAAAAAAAGGCTATAAAAAAAGCCATGTACACAGCAAATGGCAACAAGACAAAAACCGCATCAATCCTTCAGATAGACTATAAGACCCTCCTCACAAAGATTAAGGAATACGGAATATAA
- a CDS encoding STAS domain-containing protein: MAAAITFKDEFTINQLDTLFNTIRDTINSSDEIVVNTENITKVDIAGVQMLVALKKECIRKGQEVTLKVSDAVADLMSMIGVREI, encoded by the coding sequence ATGGCAGCGGCAATAACATTTAAAGACGAATTCACTATAAATCAATTAGATACTCTCTTTAACACAATACGGGATACAATAAACTCAAGTGATGAAATAGTGGTTAATACAGAAAATATAACAAAGGTTGATATAGCAGGGGTGCAGATGCTGGTTGCCTTAAAAAAGGAGTGTATAAGAAAAGGGCAGGAAGTTACTCTTAAGGTTTCTGATGCAGTAGCAGACCTTATGTCTATGATTGGGGTTAGAGAGATATGA
- a CDS encoding MCP four helix bundle domain-containing protein: protein MLNKFKSLKVKTKLLINTFILLLLMSIGAVMGYRSLSEINDAMAKMDDTSENAYELANLKANMNAARASLVIMTSETDKVKQEAQHVIIKEATLKTDSIMAGFDKKTQDTKFREMKKTWEEFRDVRDKQLIPHIYKGEIQQAKMLALGEQAVRFKKIYTLSSELIEENSKAKKALKAGVQDMYKKTAAATIGASIFAILSGLLLSLLISNMVTNPIIAAGDAANKIADGDLRVSINSSSKDEVGLMMDSLTHMVANLRMIVSQTQEAAGQVSIAADQIADANQNFSQRITEQAASIEETSATMEEMSASIKHTAENASQANKLAQGTLCLAESGSAVMEETIVAMDDMNRSSGRIVNISNVIEGIAFQTNLLALNAAVEAARAGEHGKGFAVVASEIRSLAQRSSQSAKEITGLIQESVEKTKRGVHLANELNTKLGEIAISVKKVADLMDEVAAASQEQASGINQVNTAVSQIDQTTQQNASLVEETSASAEELAAQAKELISLVSVFKLNGTGEETHFERGMREHPVKRTAIHAVSGKTAKALPRASGRAERKPTTSEVSNYKSEVSGNVEEGFAEF from the coding sequence ATGCTTAACAAATTCAAATCACTCAAGGTGAAGACAAAACTACTCATAAACACATTTATACTTTTACTCCTTATGAGTATTGGGGCGGTTATGGGCTATAGAAGTCTGTCTGAAATAAATGATGCAATGGCTAAAATGGATGACACTTCTGAAAATGCTTATGAACTTGCAAACCTCAAGGCAAATATGAATGCTGCAAGGGCATCCCTTGTAATTATGACCTCAGAAACTGACAAGGTAAAACAAGAGGCACAGCACGTTATAATAAAAGAGGCAACTTTAAAAACCGACAGCATTATGGCAGGCTTTGATAAAAAAACACAGGACACCAAATTCAGGGAAATGAAAAAGACATGGGAGGAATTCAGGGATGTAAGGGACAAACAACTAATTCCACACATATACAAAGGTGAAATCCAGCAGGCAAAGATGCTTGCCCTTGGTGAACAGGCAGTGCGGTTTAAAAAGATATACACACTGTCATCAGAACTAATTGAAGAAAACAGTAAGGCAAAAAAGGCGCTGAAGGCAGGTGTGCAGGATATGTATAAAAAGACTGCTGCCGCTACAATAGGGGCGAGTATCTTTGCCATACTGTCTGGACTCTTGCTGTCACTGCTTATTTCCAATATGGTAACAAACCCTATCATAGCAGCAGGTGATGCTGCAAATAAGATTGCAGATGGAGACTTAAGGGTCAGCATCAATAGTTCATCAAAAGACGAGGTTGGACTGATGATGGATTCATTAACCCATATGGTTGCAAACTTAAGGATGATTGTGTCCCAGACACAGGAGGCAGCCGGTCAGGTGTCCATTGCAGCAGACCAGATAGCAGATGCCAACCAGAATTTTTCACAGAGAATCACAGAACAGGCAGCCTCCATAGAAGAAACATCAGCCACTATGGAAGAGATGTCAGCATCAATAAAACATACTGCAGAAAACGCAAGTCAGGCAAATAAACTTGCACAGGGCACACTCTGTCTTGCAGAATCAGGAAGCGCTGTAATGGAGGAGACCATTGTGGCAATGGATGATATGAACAGGTCATCAGGCAGGATAGTAAACATATCAAATGTGATAGAGGGAATCGCATTTCAGACTAACCTCCTTGCCTTAAATGCAGCGGTTGAGGCAGCAAGGGCAGGAGAGCATGGAAAGGGTTTTGCAGTAGTTGCGTCTGAAATCAGGAGCCTTGCCCAAAGGTCGTCCCAATCAGCAAAGGAAATTACAGGACTTATACAGGAAAGCGTGGAAAAGACAAAGAGGGGTGTGCATCTTGCCAATGAATTGAACACAAAACTTGGCGAGATAGCAATAAGTGTAAAAAAGGTTGCTGATTTGATGGATGAGGTTGCAGCAGCATCACAAGAGCAGGCATCAGGAATCAATCAGGTTAATACAGCAGTGTCCCAGATAGACCAGACCACCCAGCAGAATGCCTCTCTTGTAGAAGAGACATCCGCATCTGCAGAGGAACTTGCGGCACAGGCAAAGGAACTTATAAGTCTTGTATCTGTATTTAAATTAAATGGAACAGGCGAAGAAACCCACTTTGAAAGGGGGATGAGAGAACACCCTGTAAAGAGGACTGCCATCCATGCAGTATCAGGCAAAACAGCAAAGGCCCTGCCCCGTGCATCGGGTAGAGCAGAAAGAAAGCCAACTACATCAGAAGTTTCAAATTATAAATCAGAGGTTTCAGGAAATGTGGAGGAGGGTTTTGCAGAGTTCTAA
- a CDS encoding response regulator: MATTILIVDDSISMRQMVNFVLTASGYSVVQAVHGKDALDKLNNGAKIDMVITDLNMPEMDGIEFIKQFRRHPSYKFTPVVMLTTESKDSKKQDGKQAGASGWIVKPFTPEQLLDVVKKFARR, from the coding sequence ATGGCAACGACAATACTGATAGTAGATGACTCAATATCCATGAGGCAAATGGTGAACTTTGTTTTGACAGCATCAGGTTACAGTGTGGTTCAGGCAGTCCACGGCAAAGATGCGCTGGATAAACTGAATAATGGGGCAAAGATAGATATGGTCATAACAGACTTAAACATGCCTGAAATGGACGGGATAGAATTCATAAAACAGTTTAGAAGGCATCCTTCATACAAGTTTACACCTGTTGTAATGCTGACAACAGAATCAAAGGATTCAAAGAAACAGGACGGGAAACAGGCAGGTGCCAGCGGCTGGATTGTAAAACCATTTACACCTGAACAACTATTAGATGTTGTGAAAAAATTTGCAAGACGATGA
- a CDS encoding protein-glutamate O-methyltransferase CheR: protein MTAYIHTIPYEDEEGMDGLTNDVFSLFSNLIYKYSGIKLNANKQNLLTSRLAKRINQLGLRGVYDYYQMVRDSEDERIEMLNRISTNTTKFFRENYHFEYLKNSVIPKLLKDKTNDRTIRIWSAGCSTGEEPYSIAISVCEVVKRRGWDIKILATDISTKALETAKAGIYEMEQIPDDLPTEITAAYFMKGIKENEGRIKAKDFLKEMIRFRRLNLKDAEYQFSKKFDVIFCRNVMIYFDENMKRHVMNKFHTHLTDDGCMFLGHSETVLNKEVFTPVYITVYRKKM from the coding sequence ATGACAGCATATATACACACTATACCATATGAGGATGAGGAAGGAATGGATGGGCTGACCAATGATGTGTTTTCCCTCTTTTCAAATCTGATATACAAATACTCTGGAATAAAACTCAATGCTAATAAGCAAAACCTCCTTACATCAAGGCTTGCAAAGAGGATAAATCAACTGGGACTGCGGGGGGTTTATGATTATTATCAGATGGTGAGGGATAGCGAAGATGAACGGATAGAGATGCTTAACCGCATTTCCACTAACACAACAAAATTCTTTAGGGAGAATTATCATTTTGAGTATCTGAAAAATAGTGTAATACCAAAATTACTGAAGGACAAGACAAATGACAGGACAATAAGGATATGGAGCGCAGGCTGCTCAACAGGTGAAGAGCCGTATTCCATAGCCATATCAGTTTGTGAGGTAGTGAAAAGGCGCGGTTGGGACATTAAAATCCTTGCAACAGATATATCCACAAAGGCTTTAGAAACTGCAAAGGCAGGGATATATGAGATGGAACAGATACCTGATGATTTGCCCACTGAAATAACTGCGGCATATTTTATGAAGGGCATTAAGGAAAATGAGGGCAGAATAAAGGCAAAGGATTTTTTAAAGGAGATGATACGGTTCAGACGGCTCAATCTTAAAGACGCAGAATACCAGTTTTCAAAAAAGTTTGATGTCATATTCTGCAGGAATGTGATGATTTATTTTGATGAAAACATGAAGCGCCATGTGATGAATAAATTCCACACACATCTGACAGATGATGGCTGCATGTTTTTGGGTCATTCAGAAACCGTATTGAATAAAGAGGTATTTACGCCTGTTTATATAACGGTGTATAGGAAGAAGATGTGA